The proteins below are encoded in one region of Aquisphaera giovannonii:
- a CDS encoding IS3 family transposase (programmed frameshift), translating to MGQIRKRHSAAFKAKVALEAAKQQKMVSELAKEHQVHPVQISQWKKQLLDGIEGLFEPASAPRRPDPDKLQAELYEQIGRLQMELSWVEKKLGADAAARRLLIEPDHPGLSVRRQCQLLGINRSGLYYEPATESEANLRLMRMIDEQYLRTPFYGSRRMAAHLTALGEPVNRKRAQRLMTTMGLEAIYPRPRTTTRSPDHKIYPYLLRDVTIDRCDQVWSTDVTYLPLEGGYMFLAAVIDWHSRFVLSWRLSNTLDGRFCLEALEAALGGGRPEVFNTDQGSQFTARALTGRLEEAGVAVSMDGRGRALDNVFIERLWRSLKYEEVYLKSYRDVMEMEAGLGGWFSFYNHERPHQALGYRTPADVYRGAAAVGP from the exons ATGGGACAGATCCGCAAGCGGCATTCGGCGGCGTTCAAGGCCAAGGTAGCCCTGGAGGCCGCCAAGCAGCAGAAGATGGTCAGCGAGCTGGCCAAGGAGCATCAGGTCCATCCGGTGCAGATCAGCCAGTGGAAGAAGCAGCTCCTCGACGGCATCGAGGGGCTCTTCGAGCCCGCCTCGGCGCCCCGCCGACCCGACCCCGACAAGCTCCAGGCCGAGCTCTACGAGCAGATCGGCCGGCTCCAGATGGAGCTGTCCTGGGTGGAAAAAAAACTCGGCGCC GACGCGGCGGCGCGGCGCCTCCTGATCGAGCCCGATCACCCGGGCCTGAGCGTGCGCCGCCAGTGCCAGCTGCTGGGGATCAACCGCTCCGGCCTCTACTACGAGCCGGCGACGGAGTCCGAGGCGAACTTGCGGCTGATGCGGATGATCGACGAGCAGTACCTGCGCACGCCGTTCTACGGCAGCCGCCGCATGGCGGCCCACCTGACGGCCCTGGGGGAGCCGGTCAATCGCAAGCGGGCGCAGCGGCTGATGACGACCATGGGCCTGGAGGCGATCTACCCGAGGCCGAGGACCACCACGAGGAGCCCCGACCATAAGATCTACCCCTACCTGCTGCGCGACGTGACGATCGACCGATGCGACCAGGTCTGGTCGACCGACGTGACCTACCTGCCCCTGGAGGGGGGCTACATGTTCCTGGCGGCGGTGATCGACTGGCACAGCCGCTTCGTCCTGTCGTGGAGGCTGTCGAACACGCTCGACGGCCGGTTCTGCCTGGAGGCATTGGAGGCGGCCCTGGGAGGGGGGCGGCCGGAGGTCTTCAACACCGACCAGGGCTCGCAGTTCACGGCGCGGGCCCTCACGGGGAGGCTGGAGGAGGCGGGGGTGGCGGTGAGCATGGACGGCCGCGGGCGGGCGCTGGACAACGTGTTCATCGAGCGGCTGTGGCGGTCGCTGAAATACGAGGAGGTGTACTTAAAGTCATATCGAGATGTGATGGAGATGGAGGCCGGGCTGGGCGGCTGGTTCTCGTTCTACAACCACGAGCGGCCGCATCAGGCCCTGGGCTACCGGACGCC
- a CDS encoding group II intron maturase-specific domain-containing protein has translation MRQKTARSRLGRGLAAISEWCRLNRHLPLEDQHRTLSQKLRGHFAYYGITGNSAALSLFRHLATCIWRRWLSRQRRDRDTPWAEFNRLLKRYPLPPPIPIHSVCRPAASS, from the coding sequence GTGAGGCAGAAGACCGCACGAAGTCGCCTCGGCCGGGGGCTGGCCGCGATCTCGGAGTGGTGCCGGCTCAACCGGCACCTCCCGCTCGAGGACCAGCACCGCACACTGAGCCAGAAGCTGCGGGGCCATTTCGCCTACTACGGGATCACGGGCAACTCTGCTGCCCTGAGCCTGTTCCGGCACCTGGCCACCTGCATCTGGAGGCGATGGCTCTCCCGACAGCGTCGGGATAGAGACACCCCATGGGCGGAATTCAATCGGCTGCTGAAGCGTTACCCGCTCCCGCCGCCGATCCCGATCCATTCCGTGTGCCGTCCCGCAGCGAGTTCATGA
- a CDS encoding ISAzo13 family transposase yields the protein MVRFPGSIIKRQWAATEARDYGYGGVTAVARATGLARDTIAAGLRELEYRDRHPDEPVSERLRRGGAGRKRATESDPTLAAALEALLEPLTRGDSMSPLRWTCKSTRRLATELAGQGHRVGYRTVAWLLHEAGYSLQANRKTREGDQHPDRNAQFEFINAQATRFQRRRQPVISVDTKKKELVGDFRNGGREWHPEGEPEEVRVHDFQDKGLGKAIPYGVYDVTHNQGWVSVGVDHDTAYFATASIRRWWEEMGSQRFPRATGLFITADGGGSNSYRTRLWKVALQGLADAIGLKLTVSHFPPGTSKWNKVEHRLSCFITQNWRGKPLVSIQVIVNLIAATRTTKDLIVKAAVDEAKYETGLTVTDEQLAKVHLRPAQFHGEWNYTIKPHSSKI from the coding sequence GTGGTCCGATTTCCGGGGTCCATTATAAAGCGACAGTGGGCCGCGACCGAGGCGCGCGATTACGGATACGGGGGCGTCACGGCGGTCGCGAGGGCTACAGGGCTGGCTCGCGACACGATCGCGGCGGGCTTGCGCGAGCTGGAGTATCGGGATCGCCACCCGGACGAGCCCGTCTCCGAGCGGCTTCGGCGCGGCGGCGCGGGGCGCAAGCGGGCGACCGAATCGGACCCGACCTTGGCCGCGGCACTGGAGGCGTTGCTGGAGCCGTTGACGCGCGGCGACTCGATGTCGCCGCTGCGCTGGACGTGCAAGAGCACGCGGCGGCTGGCGACGGAGTTGGCCGGCCAGGGGCATCGGGTCGGCTATCGCACGGTGGCCTGGCTGCTCCACGAGGCCGGCTACAGCCTGCAAGCCAACCGCAAGACGCGAGAGGGGGACCAGCATCCCGACCGCAACGCGCAGTTCGAGTTCATCAACGCCCAGGCGACGCGATTCCAGAGGCGTCGGCAGCCGGTGATCTCGGTGGACACGAAGAAGAAGGAGCTGGTGGGGGACTTCAGGAACGGCGGTCGCGAATGGCATCCCGAGGGGGAGCCCGAAGAGGTCCGGGTCCACGACTTCCAGGACAAGGGACTCGGCAAGGCGATCCCCTACGGCGTCTACGACGTGACCCACAACCAGGGCTGGGTGAGCGTCGGCGTCGACCACGACACGGCCTATTTCGCGACCGCGAGCATCCGCCGGTGGTGGGAGGAGATGGGTAGCCAGCGATTCCCCCGGGCCACGGGGCTGTTCATCACGGCCGATGGCGGCGGGAGCAACAGCTACCGGACGCGACTGTGGAAGGTCGCGTTGCAAGGGCTGGCCGATGCGATCGGCCTGAAGCTGACGGTGAGCCACTTCCCGCCCGGGACAAGCAAGTGGAACAAGGTGGAGCACCGGCTGTCCTGCTTCATCACGCAGAACTGGCGGGGGAAGCCGCTGGTGAGCATCCAGGTGATCGTCAACCTCATCGCCGCCACGCGAACGACGAAGGACCTGATCGTGAAGGCCGCCGTCGACGAAGCCAAGTACGAGACGGGCCTCACGGTCACCGATGAGCAGTTGGCGAAGGTCCATCTCAGACCGGCTCAATTCCACGGCGAATGGAATTACACCATCAAGCCACATTCCAGCAAAATCTGA